The Brachyspira hyodysenteriae ATCC 27164 sequence AAACAGTTCGGACTTGAAGGAGCAAAAGAAGAAGCCAAAAAAGTAATTGAAAAATCTATTGAATATCTAAAACCTTATAAAGAAAGCGAAGCTAAAAATATATTAATAGAATTAGCAAATTACATAATAGAAAGAAAATCATAACTATATACATTATTACAAATGGTTAAACTCTTTTTATAACTCGCCGATAACAAAATAAAAAATAAATAATAAGAAATTTATAATATATTATGAATGAAATAAAAAAAATAAATTTAGAAGCAATAAATAAAAATATAAAGGCATATCCATATGATTTCATTAATATGCTTGAAAATGCCAAAGAATCAGATATAACTTTACAGGTAATAGAAACAAAATCTCAAAAACCTTCCGGTAAAGCCACAAAAAACGGAAAACAAATACTTCTTCATAGTGCTTATGACCCAGTAAAAGAGGCTAATACTTTAATAAAAGAAATTGAAAATGATGAAGATTTGGATTTAGTCTTTGTATTTGGAATAGGCGGAGGATATTTAATTAATGCCGTTAGAAAATTGAATGTTTCTGTTGCGGTAATTGAACCTGATATAAATTTTTTTAATACTTTAATAGATAATTTCAAATTAGATAAAATACTTGAAGATAATAAAATAACTTTCTTTATAGGCGGAAATGATGATGAGGATATAGAGAAGTTTATATCATTAACAACAACAAAGAAAGTAAAATTTTTCATTACAAGATCATACTCTACCCTATTTGCTGAAGAAGCTTTGCATTATCAAAGCAAAGTACTTTCAGTAGTTGATAAAAAAATAATAAATATAAACACTATTTCAAGATTTGATAAACTCTGGGCCTATAATATAGCTTCTAATGCAGTTGAAATTGCTACGCATTATGGAGTTAATAGATTTTTTGATAAATACAAAAACATTCCAGCAGTTATAGTATCAGCAGGCCCTTCTCTTGAAAAAAACATAAAAAAATTAAAAGAGATGAAAAATAAAGCTATTATAATAGCGGTTGATACTGCAATGAAGCCATTATCATCGCATGGCATATCTCCTCATTTTGTAATTACAATAGATCCTCAAAAGAAAAACTCTAAATATTTCAGAAATATTCATTTTGAAGATACTGTATTAATATCCGAATCTTCTGTCGATCATGAGGCTGTAGAATCATTTAATGGATCAATATTCTTTATAGATTCTATATTCCCACTTGCAAAATATTTTATGAAGCCTTTAGGACATAGAGGCGATATCACCATGGGAGGAAGCGTCTCCACTGCTGCTTATGATTTTGCTGTAAAAATAGGTGCTAATCCCATAATAATGATTGGTTTGGATTTATCTTTCCCTAATCATCAGACTCATATAAAAGGAAGCTATCATGAAGAGAATTTCTTTACTGAAATAGGAAAGTTAGACTCATATGACAGCAGAATATACAAAGTGCTTGTTTCAGGAAATCTAAGAGAAGAGAAAAACATTTACGGCGAAAGTGTATTCACAGATTCAAGATTCGATATGTACAGAAATTGGTATGAAGCTCAATGTACTAATAACAGAAAAATAAAATTCTACAATGCCACAGAAGGCGGTGTAATAATAAAAGCAATGGAAAATATTACACTTCAGGAACTCATAGATAAATTTGAAGACATAAACATACAAATAGATAAAAATGACAGAAATACAGCAGACAAAACAAAAATACTAGAGAATCTAAATAATGGATTAATAAAAATAGATAAAGAAATTATATCATTAAAGCCTTATGTTGAAGAGGCTATTAATTTATGCTATACGATAAATGACGAATTATCAAGACATAGAAAAGTAGATAAACTTATTGCCAAATTAGATGAATCTGATGCTAAAATACTCACTATAAGCAAAGTTAATGAGTTTTTAGGTATTACAATGCAGAAAACTATCAAAACTATCACAGAAGGTTTTGAGTTTAAAGATGAAACTATGCATAAATCAATAATAAGTTCTTTCAAACTATACGAAGCTATGAAAGACAGTATTGATTTTAACCATTATATAATAGAGCGAGCATTAATAAAAATAAACAAAGAATTAGAATAAAAGTTCTTCATACACACTATTATATAAATTTTCAATATAATAAAAATTAGAAATCAAAATAATATTGTAAATTGAGTAAATAACTGCTATAATATGTATATACATATATAAATAGTATTTGAAAACCATATTTTTTCTTATGGTATTTTATATTTTTTCCGATAAAGATTGATAGTAGTATTTTTTTAAGGTAATTAGTTATGAAATATAGAATATTATTACTTTTATTAATTGTATCAAATCTATCATTCGCAAATGACAATTTTTTGGATACAATTACACTGGATCAAATAAAAAGAATTTATCCTAATGATAATGTAGTTTCCCCTTCAAGCTACACTATAAGTATGAATTTTGATTTAAATAGGTATAGATTAAATGAACCTATAACTATGGAAATAAAAATACATGCTAAAAAGGGAACTATAAGCTTTACAAATTCAGTTAATCCATTTAATAATTACAGCTTTACAGTTTATGATAACTATAATAATCCTGTAGTGTCATCAGATAATTATACTATTTGGAAATATAAAAATGAAAGAACTTTAGATAATTCTCAAGATAGAATAGTAACACTTAATGAGGGTGAAAGTTTTTCATATTATATAGATTTAAATAATTGGTTCCATTTTGATAAAATAGGAAGATATAGAATAGAATGCAGTTTCAACCCTATGCCTGAAATAAGCGATAATTTTTCTATGCATGCTGATACTGCATATTTCCTATTAGAAAATGCTAGAGTATATCAAACTCAAACAAATAGTGCACCTGTTTATATTACTAATAATAACAACAATAGTAATATACCTCAAAATCAGGGTGTATTGTATGATTATGCTCCGTCAAGCATTATATCTAATACTTTATTTTCTATGAAAAATAAAGATTGGACTAATTATTATACTTATATGCATATGCCTTCTATAATTAGCATAAGCCAAAGGTACTATGAAACATATAGAAGTAATTACAGCAATGCATATTTAGAAGATTTTACAGATACAGGTATTCAGCAAAAGGCAAGACAATTAAGTTTTGAGAATTTCTTAAGAACTCAATTCTCAGATACTGTAAGTGCTGAAATGTTGAGAACTAATTTTGGAAATAATTTCTTAAATAATTTAGAAATGGCTTATAAATCAAGTAATATAAGAGAACTTGCTATAAGATTTGATATTCTTTACAGAACTTCTTTACCTGAAGATAGAAAAGTTTTATTTGAAGAGTTTAAAAAATATTTAACTTCTGCTTATGACAGACAGGTAAGAAATACATTTATAGCAGAACTTCAAAGAGATATAATTTCCACTAAAGATGCTAAATTGAGAGGACATTATACTGCTGTACTAGATATGATAAAAAAAGAATATGATCCTGCTGTAACTTATACGCTTTTAAATTACACAATAGACAAAACAACTGTTACTCAGGAATATGGCTTGCAAAAAGCTGAAGTAGAAGCTACACTTTATCATAGATACTTTAATGCCGATACAGGAGATATTTATGATCCTGTTGTAAAAAGAACTTTCGTTTTGAGAAGAATGGGAGAATATTGGTATATAGTTAATTACTATGATACAGTTGTAAACAATTAAAAAATATAAATTATTATAAATAATAATATAAAGTGAGAAAATTATAATTATTTATATTTTCTCACTTTTTTTATACTATATTATTGGAGCACTGATATGTCAAAAAATAAAAAAATACACCTAATGATAAAATTCATTTTACCATTTGCAATATTTTTAACTATTATGTATTTCATAATATTATTTGTTTATAGGAATATTTATATTAATTCTTTTTTTAATAATAAAACATTTAAAGCAATGAGTATACATGATTTAATAGAATCAAAATTAAATAATGTAAATGAGGTTATAGATGTTTTAGACTCTTATCTTAAAATAGATGATCTGCCT is a genomic window containing:
- a CDS encoding motility associated factor glycosyltransferase family protein, which translates into the protein MNEIKKINLEAINKNIKAYPYDFINMLENAKESDITLQVIETKSQKPSGKATKNGKQILLHSAYDPVKEANTLIKEIENDEDLDLVFVFGIGGGYLINAVRKLNVSVAVIEPDINFFNTLIDNFKLDKILEDNKITFFIGGNDDEDIEKFISLTTTKKVKFFITRSYSTLFAEEALHYQSKVLSVVDKKIININTISRFDKLWAYNIASNAVEIATHYGVNRFFDKYKNIPAVIVSAGPSLEKNIKKLKEMKNKAIIIAVDTAMKPLSSHGISPHFVITIDPQKKNSKYFRNIHFEDTVLISESSVDHEAVESFNGSIFFIDSIFPLAKYFMKPLGHRGDITMGGSVSTAAYDFAVKIGANPIIMIGLDLSFPNHQTHIKGSYHEENFFTEIGKLDSYDSRIYKVLVSGNLREEKNIYGESVFTDSRFDMYRNWYEAQCTNNRKIKFYNATEGGVIIKAMENITLQELIDKFEDINIQIDKNDRNTADKTKILENLNNGLIKIDKEIISLKPYVEEAINLCYTINDELSRHRKVDKLIAKLDESDAKILTISKVNEFLGITMQKTIKTITEGFEFKDETMHKSIISSFKLYEAMKDSIDFNHYIIERALIKINKELE